In one Caballeronia sp. M1242 genomic region, the following are encoded:
- the catA gene encoding catechol 1,2-dioxygenase: MSVKVFDTPEVRDLLKAAANLGRDDGNARAKQIVHRLLSDLFKAIDDLDMTPDEIWAGVNYFNKLGQDGEAALLAAGLGLEKYLDIRMDAEDREADIHGGTPRTIEGPLYVAGAPVRDSVSKIDINADEDAGPLVIRGTVTGPDGKPVADAVVECWHANSKGFYSHFDPTGAQDDFNLRGAVRTGADGKYEFRTLMPVGYGCPPNGATQQLLNAIARHGNRPAHVHFFVTSDNTRKLTTQINIEGDPLIWDDFAYATREELVPHVVDKTGGLALGLKNDAYKEIEFNFTLTPLVQGKDNQLVNRPRVAVTA, translated from the coding sequence ATGAGCGTCAAAGTGTTCGACACCCCGGAAGTACGAGACCTGCTGAAAGCCGCCGCGAACCTGGGCCGTGACGATGGCAATGCGCGCGCCAAGCAAATCGTCCATCGCCTGCTGAGCGACCTGTTTAAGGCCATCGACGACCTCGACATGACGCCCGACGAAATCTGGGCCGGCGTCAACTATTTCAATAAGCTCGGTCAAGACGGCGAGGCCGCCCTGTTGGCCGCTGGCCTGGGTCTCGAAAAGTATCTGGATATCCGCATGGATGCGGAAGACCGCGAAGCCGACATTCACGGCGGGACGCCGCGCACTATCGAAGGGCCGCTGTACGTTGCTGGCGCTCCTGTGCGCGATAGCGTCTCGAAGATCGACATCAACGCGGATGAAGACGCGGGTCCGCTGGTTATCCGAGGCACGGTGACCGGACCGGATGGGAAGCCTGTGGCGGACGCAGTTGTCGAGTGCTGGCACGCGAACTCCAAGGGCTTTTACTCGCACTTCGACCCGACGGGCGCGCAGGACGACTTCAATCTTCGCGGCGCGGTAAGAACCGGCGCTGACGGCAAGTATGAATTCCGTACGCTCATGCCTGTGGGCTACGGCTGCCCGCCTAACGGCGCGACGCAGCAGTTGCTCAACGCCATTGCCCGTCATGGTAATCGCCCGGCGCATGTGCACTTCTTCGTGACCAGCGACAACACACGCAAGCTCACGACGCAAATCAACATCGAAGGCGACCCGCTGATTTGGGATGACTTCGCTTACGCAACGCGCGAAGAGCTCGTGCCGCACGTAGTCGACAAAACCGGCGGCCTCGCGCTCGGTCTCAAGAACGACGCATACAAGGAAATCGAGTTCAACTTCACGTTGACTCCGCTCGTGCAAGGCAAGGACAACCAACTGGTGAATCGTCCGCGCGTCGCCGTCACAGCGTAA
- a CDS encoding Rieske 2Fe-2S domain-containing protein, whose protein sequence is MSATIDKARQLDDLLSNAVQDDNENGVFRCRRDIFTNPDLYELEMKHIFESNWVYLAHESQIPNNNDYYTTYIGRQPIVITRDKAGELHAVINACAHKGAMLCRRKHGNKGSFTCPFHGWTFSNAGKLLKVKDEKTTEYPVQFNKQGSHDLKKVARFQNYRGFLFGSLSEDVLPLEDYLGETKVIIDQIVEQATDGLEVLRGNSSYIYEGNWKLQMENGCDGYHVSTVHWNYAATMGRRKVEGTKAVDANSWSKSVAGVYGFEHGHILLWTRTMNPEVRPVYQHRDEIAARVGEEKANYIVNQTRNLCLYPNVFLMDQFSTQIRVVRPISVDKTEVSIFCFAPKGESAENRAVRIRQYEDFFNVSGMGTSDDLEEFRACQAGYGPTTSMWNDMSRGAPLWVHGPDENAKGMGLNPLISGERSEDEGLFVVQHEYWAKVMRQALQKEQAEATV, encoded by the coding sequence ATGTCTGCAACTATCGATAAAGCGCGACAACTGGACGATTTGCTCAGCAATGCTGTTCAGGACGATAACGAAAATGGTGTCTTCCGTTGCCGCCGCGACATTTTCACGAATCCCGACCTGTATGAACTCGAGATGAAGCACATCTTCGAGAGCAACTGGGTCTATCTCGCGCACGAAAGCCAGATCCCGAACAACAACGACTACTACACCACGTATATCGGTCGTCAGCCGATTGTCATCACTCGGGACAAAGCCGGCGAATTGCACGCGGTCATCAATGCGTGCGCGCATAAGGGCGCGATGCTCTGCCGTCGCAAACACGGCAACAAGGGCAGCTTCACGTGCCCGTTCCACGGCTGGACGTTCTCGAACGCCGGCAAGCTGCTGAAGGTGAAGGACGAGAAGACGACCGAATATCCCGTGCAATTCAACAAGCAAGGCTCGCACGACCTGAAGAAAGTCGCGCGCTTCCAAAACTACCGGGGCTTCCTGTTCGGCAGCCTCAGCGAAGACGTCTTGCCGCTCGAAGACTATCTCGGCGAGACCAAGGTCATCATCGACCAAATCGTCGAACAGGCGACGGACGGACTCGAAGTGTTGCGTGGCAACTCGTCATACATCTACGAGGGCAACTGGAAGTTGCAGATGGAAAACGGCTGCGACGGCTATCACGTCAGCACCGTTCACTGGAACTACGCCGCGACCATGGGTCGGCGCAAGGTCGAGGGCACGAAAGCGGTCGATGCGAACAGCTGGAGCAAATCTGTCGCTGGCGTTTATGGCTTCGAACACGGCCATATTCTCTTGTGGACCAGAACGATGAACCCAGAGGTCCGTCCGGTCTATCAACATCGCGACGAAATCGCAGCACGCGTGGGCGAAGAGAAGGCTAACTACATCGTCAATCAAACGCGCAATCTTTGCCTGTATCCGAACGTGTTCCTGATGGACCAGTTCAGCACACAGATTCGCGTGGTCCGTCCGATCAGCGTCGACAAGACAGAGGTCAGCATTTTCTGCTTCGCGCCGAAGGGAGAAAGCGCAGAAAACCGCGCCGTTCGCATCCGTCAATACGAAGACTTCTTCAACGTTTCGGGCATGGGCACGAGCGACGATCTGGAAGAGTTTCGTGCTTGCCAGGCCGGTTACGGTCCCACCACGTCCATGTGGAATGACATGTCGCGCGGTGCGCCGCTGTGGGTCCACGGACCCGATGAGAACGCAAAGGGTATGGGCCTGAATCCGCTCATCTCGGGTGAGCGCAGCGAAGACGAAGGTCTGTTTGTCGTGCAACACGAGTACTGGGCAAAGGTCATGCGGCAAGCACTTCAAAAGGAACAGGCGGAGGCAACGGTATGA
- the benB gene encoding benzoate 1,2-dioxygenase small subunit: MSFEYQKICNALYQEARFLDDRQWDEWLDCYTEDVTYWMPAWDDDDKLTEDPQSQISLMYYPDRGGLEDRVFRIKTERSGASMPEPRTSHNVTNVEVLAERDNEVDVRYNFNTLNHRYKITDQFFGTIYVTFRKVDDRLLISRKKIALKNDYIRQVLDVYHV; encoded by the coding sequence ATGAGCTTCGAGTACCAGAAAATCTGCAATGCGCTCTATCAAGAGGCGCGTTTCCTGGATGACCGGCAGTGGGACGAGTGGCTCGACTGCTATACCGAGGACGTGACGTACTGGATGCCGGCCTGGGACGACGACGACAAACTCACCGAGGACCCGCAGAGCCAGATTTCGCTCATGTATTACCCGGACCGTGGTGGTTTAGAAGACCGCGTCTTCCGCATCAAAACCGAGCGAAGCGGCGCGTCCATGCCGGAACCGCGCACGAGCCACAACGTGACGAATGTGGAAGTGCTGGCCGAACGCGACAACGAAGTCGACGTCCGATACAACTTCAACACGCTCAACCATCGATACAAGATCACCGACCAGTTCTTCGGCACCATCTACGTCACGTTTCGGAAAGTCGACGACCGTCTGCTGATCTCCCGCAAGAAGATTGCGTTGAAGAACGACTACATCCGGCAAGTGCTCGACGTCTACCACGTCTGA
- the benC gene encoding benzoate 1,2-dioxygenase electron transfer component BenC — protein sequence MSSYNIALNFEDGVTRFVECKAGEKVLDAAFRAKINLPMDCSDGVCGTCKCRAESGSYDLGDDYIEDALTDDEKDSGLVLTCQMVPQSDCVIAVPASSTSCKTEHNKFSATVTKVEQHNDAAVVLELDVDGVPPVFLAGQYVNIDVPGTGQHRSYSFLSTPGASKISFLIKKIPGGVMSTWLESAQPGNTVQMTGPMGVFYLRAVERPLLFLAGGTGLAPFLSMLEVLVRANSQQKVHLIYGVTRDLDLVLVQAIQAYTEKLANFTFSTVVADPESSHPRKGWVTQHVPAECLNDGDIDVYLCGPPPMVDAVRKYFDDSGVKPNSFHYEKFTPNVAPVMS from the coding sequence ATGTCCAGCTACAACATCGCACTGAACTTTGAAGACGGAGTGACTCGCTTCGTCGAATGTAAAGCCGGCGAGAAGGTCCTCGATGCCGCGTTTCGCGCCAAAATAAATCTGCCGATGGATTGCTCCGATGGCGTATGCGGCACCTGTAAGTGCCGCGCCGAGAGCGGCAGTTACGACCTCGGTGATGACTACATCGAGGACGCGCTGACCGACGACGAAAAGGACAGCGGTCTCGTGCTCACCTGCCAGATGGTGCCGCAGAGCGATTGCGTCATTGCGGTCCCGGCATCGTCGACCTCGTGCAAAACGGAACATAACAAGTTCTCCGCGACGGTCACGAAGGTAGAGCAGCACAACGACGCAGCCGTTGTACTCGAGCTTGACGTGGACGGCGTTCCGCCCGTTTTCCTGGCCGGTCAGTACGTCAATATTGACGTGCCGGGAACCGGTCAGCATCGCTCGTACTCGTTCTTATCGACGCCAGGCGCATCAAAAATCAGCTTCTTGATTAAGAAGATCCCGGGTGGCGTGATGAGCACCTGGCTCGAATCTGCTCAGCCGGGGAACACGGTGCAGATGACCGGACCGATGGGAGTTTTCTATCTGCGCGCTGTCGAGCGACCGCTGCTATTCCTGGCGGGCGGAACAGGACTCGCCCCTTTCCTGTCGATGCTCGAAGTACTCGTTCGCGCGAACTCGCAGCAGAAGGTACACCTCATCTACGGTGTAACGCGAGACCTGGACCTGGTGCTGGTGCAGGCGATCCAGGCGTACACGGAGAAGCTTGCGAACTTCACTTTCAGTACTGTCGTTGCGGATCCGGAATCCAGCCATCCACGCAAAGGCTGGGTGACCCAGCATGTGCCCGCTGAATGTCTGAACGACGGAGATATCGACGTTTATCTTTGCGGCCCTCCGCCGATGGTCGACGCCGTACGCAAGTACTTCGACGACAGTGGCGTGAAGCCGAATAGCTTCCACTACGAAAAGTTCACGCCTAACGTTGCGCCGGTGATGTCATGA
- the benD gene encoding benzoate diol dehydrogenase BenD has protein sequence MNERRFEGKVMVVTGAAQGIGRGVALRAAAEGAKVVFVDRADFVSEVAAEATGADTAGFVADLETYEGAAAAIDFAVRKFGRVDILVNGVGGAIRMRPFAEFEPAQIDAEIRRSLMPTLYACHAVLPHMLAQGGGTIVNVSSNATRGIRRVPYSAAKGGVNAMTQSLAMEYGEHNIRVVAAAPGGTQAPPRRVPRNLAGDSEQEKTWMAEAVKQVTESTFFKRYGTLEEQIAPILFLASDEAGYITGAVLPVAGGDNG, from the coding sequence ATGAACGAGCGCAGGTTCGAAGGAAAAGTGATGGTCGTCACGGGAGCCGCGCAGGGAATCGGTCGTGGCGTGGCGCTGCGTGCGGCTGCGGAAGGCGCGAAAGTGGTGTTCGTCGACCGCGCCGACTTCGTCTCCGAGGTCGCAGCCGAGGCGACCGGCGCGGATACCGCCGGCTTCGTCGCGGACTTGGAAACTTACGAAGGCGCGGCCGCTGCCATCGACTTTGCCGTGCGGAAGTTCGGTCGGGTCGACATTCTGGTCAACGGAGTGGGTGGTGCGATTCGCATGCGGCCGTTCGCCGAATTCGAGCCGGCACAGATCGATGCCGAGATTCGCCGCTCGCTGATGCCCACTTTGTATGCGTGTCACGCCGTGCTGCCGCACATGCTAGCGCAAGGTGGCGGAACGATTGTGAATGTCTCGTCGAACGCCACGCGCGGGATCCGCCGCGTGCCGTATTCCGCCGCCAAGGGCGGAGTGAATGCGATGACTCAGTCGCTCGCGATGGAGTACGGCGAGCACAACATCCGTGTCGTCGCTGCGGCGCCCGGTGGAACGCAAGCGCCTCCGCGACGCGTGCCCCGCAATCTTGCCGGCGACAGCGAGCAAGAGAAGACGTGGATGGCCGAAGCGGTGAAGCAGGTCACTGAGTCGACGTTCTTTAAGCGTTACGGAACGCTCGAGGAGCAGATTGCGCCCATTCTGTTCCTTGCCTCGGACGAGGCAGGTTACATCACAGGTGCCGTGTTGCCGGTTGCTGGTGGAGACAACGGCTAA
- a CDS encoding RidA family protein: MSERKAIVPAGMEAVYEKIRYAPAVKVANTVYVSGQIGRDASMKLVAEREAQIVQAFENLKAVLEAAGGTLADIVDVTTFHTDMRDLPLFMEVRDRYLNTHPLPAWTAVGAHMLGGAAGYVIEIKAIAVLAD; the protein is encoded by the coding sequence ATGAGTGAACGCAAAGCCATTGTCCCCGCTGGGATGGAAGCGGTGTACGAGAAGATTCGCTACGCGCCTGCTGTGAAGGTCGCGAACACGGTCTATGTCTCAGGCCAAATTGGCCGGGATGCCAGCATGAAGCTGGTGGCAGAACGCGAAGCGCAGATTGTGCAAGCGTTCGAGAACTTGAAGGCAGTGCTCGAAGCTGCCGGCGGCACGCTTGCCGACATCGTCGATGTCACCACGTTTCACACGGACATGCGCGACCTTCCGTTGTTCATGGAAGTGCGTGACCGGTATCTCAACACGCATCCCTTGCCTGCATGGACCGCTGTGGGCGCACACATGCTGGGTGGCGCCGCCGGATACGTCATCGAAATCAAGGCTATTGCCGTGTTGGCTGATTGA